Proteins encoded together in one Diabrotica undecimpunctata isolate CICGRU chromosome 3, icDiaUnde3, whole genome shotgun sequence window:
- the LOC140437018 gene encoding uncharacterized protein yields the protein MNIGKFVIPNYTIERLKCDLCHGYLSIPPIYSYRDKYACGRCNPEWERNIIYEQLAQYLVFPCMFCDEGYPWGMVQSHEDRCKLNKLACPSDKSNVYTLTNVVKLKCVEYHKECDQKRLRCPIPLCLNTFQMKDALHHFNEFHKDYIFTNTVEARKIFKEEKVWNFHCDTQVCLIIWNTVPFLLFVHNSCEFDDTTGNILFYNYYFSVFTFCKKKCDMKYSATLQIHSDNEITTRSMKNQEVKTFNDAIHKVTFLQSEFLRLNSFDFMTTKFFKIPRTERLILTYSVKIVDDNFPIEPETKMGDSDIQRSAGIGKHFECPICQEYMSPPIYNCATGHTICRNCKDKLVFCPYCKALVGISRNYAMEDMLDTLLLHCHNEYKGCTFTGKVQEIKLHEVMCHYN from the coding sequence ATGAACATTGGAAAATTTGTGATACCGAATTACACTATTGAAAGGCTAAAATGTGATCTCTGCCATGGATATCTATCGATACCACCTATTTATTCTTACAGGGACAAATACGCATGCGGACGATGCAATCCTGAGTGGGAAAGAAACATCATATACGAACAGCTAGCTCAATACTTAGTATTTCCATGTATGTTCTGCGATGAAGGCTACCCATGGGGGATGGTGCAATCACATGAAGATAGGTGCAAACTAAATAAACTAGCTTGTCCTTCGGATAAATCAAACGTGTATACGTTAACAAACGTGGTTAAATTAAAATGTGTAGAATATCACAAGGAATGTGACCAGAAAAGGTTAAGATGTCCGATACCGCTTTGTCTAAATACATTTCAGATGAAAGATGCCTTACACCACTTTAATGAATTTCATAAAGACTATATTTTTACCAATACCGTAGAAGCCAGAAAGATATTTAAGGAAGAAAAGGTATGGAATTTTCACTGTGATACACAAGTTTGTCTAATAATTTGGAATACCGTCCCTTTTTTACTTTTCGTCCACAACAGTTGTGAATTCGATGATACAACGGGcaacattttattttacaattattattttagcGTATTTACCTTCTGTAAGAAGAAATGCGATATGAAGTACTCAGCAACATTACAGATACATTCTGATAATGAAATCACAACAAGATCAATGAAGAATCAAGAGGTAAAAACGTTTAACGATGCAATTCACAAAGTTACTTTCTTACAATCTGAGTTTCTTAGGTTAAACAGCTTCGATTTTATGACTACGAAGTTCTTTAAAATACCAAGAACTGAAAGACTTATTTTAACATACTCTGTAAAAATCGTAGATGATAATTTCCCAATAGAACCAGAGACGAAAATGGGGGATTCCGACATCCAACGTTCCGCCGGTATTGGAAAACACTTCGAATGTCCAATATGTCAGGAGTATATGTCTCCTCCTATATATAATTGTGCCACCGGTCATACAATTTGTAGAAACTGCAAGGACAAGCTCGTATTTTGTCCGTATTGTAAGGCTTTGGTCGGAATATCTAGGAACTATGCGATGGAGGATATGTTAGACACGCTTTTACTTCATTGCCACAATGAATATAAAGGATGTACTTTTACGGGTAAAGTACAGGAGATAAAATTGCACGAGGTAATGTGTCACTACAATTGA